A single window of Nocardia sp. NBC_01327 DNA harbors:
- the efeB gene encoding iron uptake transporter deferrochelatase/peroxidase subunit, whose protein sequence is MNLSRRRFLSGAAAGAAGTALTAGLVAEGARVDAAAAASGAPSAASSYPFHGVHQAGILTPGPADKQNASCYASFDVTASNKAELAELMKTLTGRARFLTADNTPPDLGLGQPPSDSDVIGPETAADGLTVTTGVGASLFDDRFGLAKLKPAHLTPMKIFPDDSPEDAWMHGDVMVQLCAHHPDTVHHAIRDITRQTRGALQLRWKIEGYNSPPRPSGTGRNLLGFKDGTANPTGRDAEALIWTDDPAEPAWTRDGTYQVVRLIRMLVEFWDRVSINEQENMFGRRRDSGAPLDGNQEFDTPDYERDHEGTVIPLTSHIRLANPRTPDTVRQQLVRRSYNYDLGMGSNGNMAAGHIFTCFQQDVQRQFEQIQTRLAGEPLTDYVQPFGGGYFFVLPGVTDANDWYGRALLS, encoded by the coding sequence ATGAACCTCAGCCGACGCAGATTCCTCTCCGGTGCCGCCGCCGGTGCGGCCGGAACGGCCCTGACCGCGGGACTCGTCGCCGAAGGCGCCCGCGTGGACGCCGCGGCCGCGGCCTCGGGCGCGCCCTCGGCTGCCTCGTCCTACCCGTTCCACGGCGTCCATCAGGCGGGCATCCTCACCCCCGGCCCGGCGGATAAGCAGAACGCCTCCTGCTACGCATCGTTCGATGTCACCGCGTCGAACAAGGCCGAATTGGCCGAGCTGATGAAGACGCTCACCGGGCGCGCCCGCTTTCTCACCGCCGACAACACCCCGCCGGACCTCGGCCTGGGTCAGCCGCCGTCCGACAGCGACGTGATCGGCCCGGAGACGGCCGCCGACGGGCTCACCGTGACCACCGGTGTGGGTGCGAGCCTGTTCGACGACCGGTTCGGACTGGCAAAGCTCAAGCCCGCGCATCTGACGCCCATGAAGATCTTCCCCGACGATTCGCCGGAGGACGCGTGGATGCACGGCGATGTGATGGTGCAGTTGTGCGCGCATCACCCCGACACCGTCCACCACGCGATCCGTGACATCACCCGCCAGACCCGCGGTGCGCTGCAGCTGCGCTGGAAGATCGAGGGCTACAACTCGCCGCCGCGCCCCTCGGGCACCGGCCGGAACCTGCTGGGCTTCAAGGACGGTACGGCCAATCCGACCGGAAGAGACGCCGAAGCGTTGATCTGGACCGACGATCCCGCAGAACCGGCCTGGACCCGCGACGGCACCTATCAGGTGGTGCGACTGATCCGCATGCTGGTGGAGTTCTGGGACCGGGTCTCGATCAACGAGCAGGAGAACATGTTCGGACGCCGCCGGGATTCGGGTGCGCCGCTGGACGGCAATCAGGAATTCGACACCCCCGACTACGAGCGGGATCACGAAGGCACGGTCATCCCGCTGACCTCGCACATCCGCCTGGCCAACCCGCGCACCCCCGATACCGTACGCCAGCAACTGGTTCGGCGTTCCTACAACTACGATCTGGGCATGGGTTCGAACGGCAATATGGCCGCCGGGCACATCTTCACCTGCTTCCAGCAGGATGTGCAGCGCCAGTTCGAGCAGATTCAGACCCGGTTGGCCGGCGAGCCGCTGACCGACTACGTGCAGCCGTTCGGCGGCGGGTACTTCTTCGTGCTGCCCGGCGTCACCGACGCGAACGACTGGTACGGGCGCGCACTGCTGAGCTGA